One window of Hippoglossus stenolepis isolate QCI-W04-F060 chromosome 1, HSTE1.2, whole genome shotgun sequence genomic DNA carries:
- the fgf3 gene encoding fibroblast growth factor 3 produces MLMIHLLVLLSLLDPVSPRSRCDPGQACDPRQRRDAGGRGGVYEHLGGAPRRRKLYCATKYHLQIHPNGKIDGSLEETNPLSIMEITAVDVGVVAIKGLFSGRYLAMNDKGRLYASEVFNKECEFVERIHELGYNTYASRHHSTEQPLPTGGISNKRRASAKRQWYVSINGKGRPRRGFKTRSTDKASLFLPRVLGNKDHEMVRRLRDSQSAHHHTHHLSSRGECRRRRHRARKGRG; encoded by the exons ATGCTGATGATACATCTGCTGGTGTTGCTGAGCCTGTTGGATCCCGTTAGTCCCCGGAGCCGCTGCGACCCTGGCCAGGCTTGCGACCCCCGACAACGGAGGGACGCCGGGGGCCGCGGAGGAGTATATGAACACCTCGGAGGAGCGCCACGAAGAAGGAAACTCTACTGCGCCACTAAATATCATTTACAAATCCATCCTAATGGGAAGATAGATGGCTCACTGGAGGAAACGAATCCATTAA GCATCATGGAAATCACAGCAGTGGATGTGGGAGTTGTGGCCATAAAAGGGCTTTTCTCTGGCAGATATTTGGCCATGAATGATAAAGGGCGACTGTATGCCTCG GAAGTATTCAACAAAGAGTGTGAGTTTGTGGAGCGGATCCATGAGTTGGGGTACAACACCTATGCATCTCGCCACCACTCAACCGAACAGCCACTGCCAACAGGGGGCATTAGCAACAAGCGACGAGCCAGCGCCAAACGCCAGTGGTATGTTTCTATTAATGGCAAAGGCCGGCCGCGGCGGGGCTTTAAAACGCGAAGCACAGACAAAGCCTCACTATTTCTGCCTCGGGTTCTGGGCAACAAGGACCATGAGATGGTGAGAAGGTTAAGAGACAGTCAGAGCGCACACCACCACACGCATCACCTCAGCAGCCGTGGTGAATGCCGAAGACGCCGGCATCGTGCCAGGAAAGGCCGGGGCTGA